From one Tachysurus vachellii isolate PV-2020 chromosome 23, HZAU_Pvac_v1, whole genome shotgun sequence genomic stretch:
- the ppip5k1a gene encoding inositol hexakisphosphate and diphosphoinositol-pentakisphosphate kinase 1 isoform X6 — protein sequence MSKPSSPGESQRGAPKFFVGCDEDESEGLDSYGSMRTDMELYEDDLEADSPPERQIVVGICCMMKKSKSKPMTQILERLCKFEYITVVIFPEDVILNEPVEKWPLCDCLISFHSKGFPLDKAVCYAKLRNPLLINDLNMQYYIQDRREVYRILQEEGIDLPRYAVLNRDPDKPDECNLVEGEDHVEVNGEIFPKPFVEKPVSAEDHNVYIYYPTSAGGGSQRLFRKIGSRSSVYSPESSVRKTGSYIYEEFMPTDGTDVKVYTVGPDYAHAEARKSPALDGKVERDSEGKEVRYPVMLTAMEKLVARKVCLAFKQTVCGFDLLRANGHSYVCDVNGFSFVKNSMKYYDDCAKILGNIVMRELAPQFHIPWSIPTEAEDIPIVPTTSGTMMELRCVIAVIRHGDRTPKQKMKMEVRNPMFFELFEKYGGYKTGKLKLKKPKQLQEVLDISRLLLSDLGQHSDCEIEEKKSKLEQLKTVLEMYGHFSGINRKVQLTYLPHGQPKTSSEEEDTRNEGPSLLLVLKWGGELTPAGRVQAEELGRAFRCMYPGGQGDYAGFPGCGLLRLHSTYRHDLKIYASDEGRVQMTAAAFAKGLLALEGELTPILVQMVKSANMNGLLDNDLDSLSGCQQRVKARLHEIMQKDEDFTEEDFDKLVPTGSPSMVNSMKSVENPVTTCNKVYSLIQSLISQIQKKLEDPKSADLQLYHSETLEMMLQRWSKLERDFFMKSGRYDISKIPDIYDCVKYDVQHNSSLGLQDTVELFSLSRALADLVIPQEYGINKLEKLEIAYGYCLPLIKKIQLDLQRTHEDESVNKLHPLYSRGVLSPGRRVRTRLYFTSESHVHSLLSIFRYGGLLDEDNDQQWKRAMDYLSAVPELNYMTQIVIMLYEDNNKDPTSEERFHVELHFSPGVKVCEEENTPMGFGFRPASSENDQKQTDPGSLENLVRDEPDRALPLSESVGTQRRSPLIQNRKTSSMEVLSESSSCKAANYRLFPSCSRQSPEMKQSGLGSQCAGLFSTTVLGGSSSAPNLQDYARTHRKKISSGSLTYKDELLSMPAVKRFSVSFAKHPTNELLEEQQVAQLLRRFSTDPNILHSLILDSTLAHHLHQCYYHLRLFRNWLISGQDPLEYLYG from the exons ATGTCAAAGCCCAGCAGCCCGGGCGAGAGCCAACGTGGCGCTCCCAAATTCTTTGTGGGCTGCGACGAGGATGAGAGCGAGGGCTTGGACAGCTACGGCAGCATGAGGACTGACATGGAGCTGTACGAAGACGACCTGGAGGCAGACTCG CCTCCAGAGCGTCAGATTGTGGTGGGGATCTGCTGCATGATGAAGAAGTCCAAGTCTAAGCCCATGACGCAGATACTAGAGCGTCTGTGCAAGTTTGAGTACATCACTGTGGTCATCTTTCCTGAGGACGTCATACTCAACGAGCCAGTGGAGAAATGGCCCCTCTGCGACTGCCTCATCTCCTTTCACTCAAAAG GTTTCCCCTTGGATAAGGCTGTGTGTTACGCCAAACTCCGTAATCCTCTGCTGATCAATGACCTTAATATGCAGTACTACATACAGGACAG GAGGGAGGTGTATCGCATCCTACAGGAAGAGGGAATTGACCTACCACGCTATGCTGTTCTGAACAGAGACCCGGACAAACCCGATG agTGTAACCTGGTTGAAGGGGAGGACCACGTGGAGGTGAACGGCGAGATCTTCCCCAAACCCTTTGTAGAGAAGCCAGTCTCAGCAGAAGATCACAATGTGTATATCTATTATCCGACCTCAGCTGGTGGAGGCAGCCAGCGCCTCTTCAGGAAG ATTGGGAGCCGGAGCAGTGTCTATTCCCCTGAGAGCAGCGTCAGAAAGACCGGCTCCTACATCTATGAAGAATTCATGCCTACAGATGGAACGGATGTGAAG GTGTATACAGTAGGGCCTGATTATGCTCATGCTGAGGCTCGCAAGTCTCCTGCCCTGGATGGCAAAGTTGAACGAGACAGTGAAGGAAAAGAAGTACGCTATCCTGTTATGCTCACTGCTATGGAAAAACTAGTGGCTCGCAAAGTGTGTCTGGCTTTCAAG CAAACAGTGTGTGGGTTTGACCTGCTCCGGGCCAACGGACACTCGTACGTGTGTGACGTCAACGGCTTCAGCTTTGTGAAGAATTCTATGAAATATTACGATGATTGTGCCAAGATACTTGG GAACATTGTGATGAGGGAGCTGGCTCCTCAGTTCCATATTCCCTGGTCTATTCCCACTGAGGCAGAGGACATTCCCATAGTCCCAACCACATCCGGCACCAT GATGGAGCTGCGTTGCGTGATCGCGGTGATCCGCCATGGAGACCGAACACCAAAACAGAAGATGAAAATGGAAGTCAGAAATCCCAT GTTTTTTGAGCTGTTTGAAAAGTATGGTGGTTACAAAACCGGCAAGCTGAAGCTTAAGAAACCCAAACAGCTGCAG GAAGTGCTGGACATCAGCAGGCTGTTGTTATCAGATCTGGGGCAACACAGTGACTGTGAGATCGAGGAGAAGAAGTCAAAACTGGAGCAGCTTAAGACTGTTCTGGAAAT GTATGGCCATTTCTCTGGGATAAACAGGAAAGTGCAGCTGACTTACCTTCCACATGGACAGCCTAAGACTTCCAGTGAGGAGGAAG ACACACGGAATGAAGGTCCGTCCTTGCTGCTGGTGTTAAAGTGGGGAGGTGAGTTAACTCCAGCGGGACGCGTACAGGCAGAGGAGCTGGGTCGAGCCTTCCGCTGCATGTACCCTGGGGGACAAG GGGATTATGCTGGCTTTCCTGGCTGCGGCCTACTTCGACTCCACAGCACCTACCGCCATGATCTGAAGATCTATGCCTCAGATGAAGGCAGGGTTCAGATGACTGCAGCTGCCTTTGCTAAG GGGTTGTTGGCGCTGGAAGGAGAGCTGACACCAATTTTGGTACAGATGGTGAAGAGTGCTAACATGAACGGCCTGCTGGATAACGACCTAGACTCACTGAGCGGCTGTCAGCAACGTGTCAAAGCCAGGCTTCACGAGATCATGCAAAAAGACGAAGACTTCACTGAAGAAGATTTTGACAAG CTGGTTCCAACTGGAAGCCCCTCAATGGTGAATTCAATGAAATCTGTTGAAAATCCAGTGACAACATGCAACAAAGTCTACAGCCTCATCCAGAGCCTCATTTcccaaatacaaaaaaaactcgAAGATCCCAAATCTGCAG ATCTGCAGTTGTACCACAGCGAGACTTTGGAGATGATGCTGCAGCGCTGGTCTAAACTGGAGAGGGACTTCTTCATGAAGAGTGGACGTTACGACATCAGCAAGATCCCAGATATCTATGACTGTGTGAAGTATGATGTTCAGCACAACAGTTCCCTGGGCCTTCAGGATACCGTGGAACTGTTCAGCCTGTCACGAGCGCTGGCAGATCTTGTGATACCACAG GAATATGGCATTAACAAGTTAGAGAAGTTGGAGATAGCATATGGCTACTGTCTGCCTCTGATCAAGAAGATCCAGCTGGACCTTCAGAGGACTCACGAGGACGAGTCTGTCAACAAGCTCCATCCGCT GTATTCCCGTGGTGTGTTGTCACCAGGCAGGCGTGTACGAACACGACTGTATTTCACCAGCGAGAGTCACGTCCATTCTCTGCTTAGCATTTTCCGCTACGGAGGCCTTCTGGAT GAAGACAATGACCAGCAGTGGAAAAGGGCCATGGACTATCTAAGTGCTGTGCCTGAGCTCAACTATATGACCCAGATTGTTATCATGCTGTATGAGGACAACAACAAG GACCCTACCTCAGAAGAGCGCTTTCATGTTGAGCTGCATTTCAGCCCTGGGGTTAAAGTGTGTGAAGAGGAGAACACACCGATGGGCTTTGGCTTCCGTCCTGCTTCTTCTGAG aaTGACCAGAAGCAGACAGATCCTGGAAGTTTAGAGAACCTTGTGCGGGATGAACCAGATCGAGCATTACCTCTGTCTGAATCTGTAGGCACTCAGCGTAGATCCCCACTGATTCAAAACCGCAAGACTAGCTCCATGGAG GTCCTCTCAGAGAGTTCATCCTGTAAAGCAGCTAACTATCGCCTTTTCCCCTCATGCTCACGCCAGTCTCCAGAGATGAAGCAGAGTGGATTAG GCTCTCAGTGTGCAGGCCTCTTCAGCACCACTGTTCTTGGGGGGTCTTCTAGTGCCCCCAATCTGCAGGATTATGCCCGCACACATCGCAAAAAAATCTCCTCTGGCAGTTTGACCTATAAAGATG aGTTGTTGTCTATGCCGGCAGTAAAGCGATTTTCTGTGTCGTTTGCAAAGCATCCGACTAATG AGCTGCTAGAGGAACAGCAGGTAGCCCAGCTGCTCCGGCGCTTCTCCACAGACCCAAATATACTCCACTCGCTCATTCTGGACAGCACACTGgcccaccacctccaccagtgCTACTACCACCTGCGCCTCTTCCGAAACTGGCTAATCTCCGGCCAGGACCCCTTAGAGTACCTATACGGTTAG
- the ppip5k1a gene encoding inositol hexakisphosphate and diphosphoinositol-pentakisphosphate kinase 2 isoform X2: MSKPSSPGESQRGAPKFFVGCDEDESEGLDSYGSMRTDMELYEDDLEADSPPERQIVVGICCMMKKSKSKPMTQILERLCKFEYITVVIFPEDVILNEPVEKWPLCDCLISFHSKGFPLDKAVCYAKLRNPLLINDLNMQYYIQDRREVYRILQEEGIDLPRYAVLNRDPDKPDECNLVEGEDHVEVNGEIFPKPFVEKPVSAEDHNVYIYYPTSAGGGSQRLFRKIGSRSSVYSPESSVRKTGSYIYEEFMPTDGTDVKVYTVGPDYAHAEARKSPALDGKVERDSEGKEVRYPVMLTAMEKLVARKVCLAFKQTVCGFDLLRANGHSYVCDVNGFSFVKNSMKYYDDCAKILGNIVMRELAPQFHIPWSIPTEAEDIPIVPTTSGTMMELRCVIAVIRHGDRTPKQKMKMEVRNPMFFELFEKYGGYKTGKLKLKKPKQLQEVLDISRLLLSDLGQHSDCEIEEKKSKLEQLKTVLEMYGHFSGINRKVQLTYLPHGQPKTSSEEEDTRNEGPSLLLVLKWGGELTPAGRVQAEELGRAFRCMYPGGQGDYAGFPGCGLLRLHSTYRHDLKIYASDEGRVQMTAAAFAKGLLALEGELTPILVQMVKSANMNGLLDNDLDSLSGCQQRVKARLHEIMQKDEDFTEEDFDKLVPTGSPSMVNSMKSVENPVTTCNKVYSLIQSLISQIQKKLEDPKSADLQLYHSETLEMMLQRWSKLERDFFMKSGRYDISKIPDIYDCVKYDVQHNSSLGLQDTVELFSLSRALADLVIPQEYGINKLEKLEIAYGYCLPLIKKIQLDLQRTHEDESVNKLHPLYSRGVLSPGRRVRTRLYFTSESHVHSLLSIFRYGGLLDEDNDQQWKRAMDYLSAVPELNYMTQIVIMLYEDNNKDPTSEERFHVELHFSPGVKVCEEENTPMGFGFRPASSENDQKQTDPGSLENLVRDEPDRALPLSESVGTQRRSPLIQNRKTSSMEVLSESSSCKAANYRLFPSCSRQSPEMKQSGLGSQCAGLFSTTVLGGSSSAPNLQDYARTHRKKISSGSLTYKDELLSMPAVKRFSVSFAKHPTNGFEGCSMVPSIYPLETLHNSLSLKQVDGFLTAVCENAGDSHTRTTRALSAMFDSQNQPSVDTYIPQRVLSSSASLRQRSERPPWYSSGPSSTVSSAGPSSPNTADTSPRFSFSEKAALTPQSSEEIHSSSHVASQPAPPHSCLPESPPSDPRSVDDPQPQSPDRPSDLIMDSTAYSDSPLPECEQVAEAYSITEAKTDPSPLCSPQVDLSLAMESFSTLPESVTMSVPGSLPVLLELRESSSEAGSSTQTPLSPDEPEEFFNTQETVEVDVWRNGTQSLSHPGTPLEVGAPHASES; this comes from the exons ATGTCAAAGCCCAGCAGCCCGGGCGAGAGCCAACGTGGCGCTCCCAAATTCTTTGTGGGCTGCGACGAGGATGAGAGCGAGGGCTTGGACAGCTACGGCAGCATGAGGACTGACATGGAGCTGTACGAAGACGACCTGGAGGCAGACTCG CCTCCAGAGCGTCAGATTGTGGTGGGGATCTGCTGCATGATGAAGAAGTCCAAGTCTAAGCCCATGACGCAGATACTAGAGCGTCTGTGCAAGTTTGAGTACATCACTGTGGTCATCTTTCCTGAGGACGTCATACTCAACGAGCCAGTGGAGAAATGGCCCCTCTGCGACTGCCTCATCTCCTTTCACTCAAAAG GTTTCCCCTTGGATAAGGCTGTGTGTTACGCCAAACTCCGTAATCCTCTGCTGATCAATGACCTTAATATGCAGTACTACATACAGGACAG GAGGGAGGTGTATCGCATCCTACAGGAAGAGGGAATTGACCTACCACGCTATGCTGTTCTGAACAGAGACCCGGACAAACCCGATG agTGTAACCTGGTTGAAGGGGAGGACCACGTGGAGGTGAACGGCGAGATCTTCCCCAAACCCTTTGTAGAGAAGCCAGTCTCAGCAGAAGATCACAATGTGTATATCTATTATCCGACCTCAGCTGGTGGAGGCAGCCAGCGCCTCTTCAGGAAG ATTGGGAGCCGGAGCAGTGTCTATTCCCCTGAGAGCAGCGTCAGAAAGACCGGCTCCTACATCTATGAAGAATTCATGCCTACAGATGGAACGGATGTGAAG GTGTATACAGTAGGGCCTGATTATGCTCATGCTGAGGCTCGCAAGTCTCCTGCCCTGGATGGCAAAGTTGAACGAGACAGTGAAGGAAAAGAAGTACGCTATCCTGTTATGCTCACTGCTATGGAAAAACTAGTGGCTCGCAAAGTGTGTCTGGCTTTCAAG CAAACAGTGTGTGGGTTTGACCTGCTCCGGGCCAACGGACACTCGTACGTGTGTGACGTCAACGGCTTCAGCTTTGTGAAGAATTCTATGAAATATTACGATGATTGTGCCAAGATACTTGG GAACATTGTGATGAGGGAGCTGGCTCCTCAGTTCCATATTCCCTGGTCTATTCCCACTGAGGCAGAGGACATTCCCATAGTCCCAACCACATCCGGCACCAT GATGGAGCTGCGTTGCGTGATCGCGGTGATCCGCCATGGAGACCGAACACCAAAACAGAAGATGAAAATGGAAGTCAGAAATCCCAT GTTTTTTGAGCTGTTTGAAAAGTATGGTGGTTACAAAACCGGCAAGCTGAAGCTTAAGAAACCCAAACAGCTGCAG GAAGTGCTGGACATCAGCAGGCTGTTGTTATCAGATCTGGGGCAACACAGTGACTGTGAGATCGAGGAGAAGAAGTCAAAACTGGAGCAGCTTAAGACTGTTCTGGAAAT GTATGGCCATTTCTCTGGGATAAACAGGAAAGTGCAGCTGACTTACCTTCCACATGGACAGCCTAAGACTTCCAGTGAGGAGGAAG ACACACGGAATGAAGGTCCGTCCTTGCTGCTGGTGTTAAAGTGGGGAGGTGAGTTAACTCCAGCGGGACGCGTACAGGCAGAGGAGCTGGGTCGAGCCTTCCGCTGCATGTACCCTGGGGGACAAG GGGATTATGCTGGCTTTCCTGGCTGCGGCCTACTTCGACTCCACAGCACCTACCGCCATGATCTGAAGATCTATGCCTCAGATGAAGGCAGGGTTCAGATGACTGCAGCTGCCTTTGCTAAG GGGTTGTTGGCGCTGGAAGGAGAGCTGACACCAATTTTGGTACAGATGGTGAAGAGTGCTAACATGAACGGCCTGCTGGATAACGACCTAGACTCACTGAGCGGCTGTCAGCAACGTGTCAAAGCCAGGCTTCACGAGATCATGCAAAAAGACGAAGACTTCACTGAAGAAGATTTTGACAAG CTGGTTCCAACTGGAAGCCCCTCAATGGTGAATTCAATGAAATCTGTTGAAAATCCAGTGACAACATGCAACAAAGTCTACAGCCTCATCCAGAGCCTCATTTcccaaatacaaaaaaaactcgAAGATCCCAAATCTGCAG ATCTGCAGTTGTACCACAGCGAGACTTTGGAGATGATGCTGCAGCGCTGGTCTAAACTGGAGAGGGACTTCTTCATGAAGAGTGGACGTTACGACATCAGCAAGATCCCAGATATCTATGACTGTGTGAAGTATGATGTTCAGCACAACAGTTCCCTGGGCCTTCAGGATACCGTGGAACTGTTCAGCCTGTCACGAGCGCTGGCAGATCTTGTGATACCACAG GAATATGGCATTAACAAGTTAGAGAAGTTGGAGATAGCATATGGCTACTGTCTGCCTCTGATCAAGAAGATCCAGCTGGACCTTCAGAGGACTCACGAGGACGAGTCTGTCAACAAGCTCCATCCGCT GTATTCCCGTGGTGTGTTGTCACCAGGCAGGCGTGTACGAACACGACTGTATTTCACCAGCGAGAGTCACGTCCATTCTCTGCTTAGCATTTTCCGCTACGGAGGCCTTCTGGAT GAAGACAATGACCAGCAGTGGAAAAGGGCCATGGACTATCTAAGTGCTGTGCCTGAGCTCAACTATATGACCCAGATTGTTATCATGCTGTATGAGGACAACAACAAG GACCCTACCTCAGAAGAGCGCTTTCATGTTGAGCTGCATTTCAGCCCTGGGGTTAAAGTGTGTGAAGAGGAGAACACACCGATGGGCTTTGGCTTCCGTCCTGCTTCTTCTGAG aaTGACCAGAAGCAGACAGATCCTGGAAGTTTAGAGAACCTTGTGCGGGATGAACCAGATCGAGCATTACCTCTGTCTGAATCTGTAGGCACTCAGCGTAGATCCCCACTGATTCAAAACCGCAAGACTAGCTCCATGGAG GTCCTCTCAGAGAGTTCATCCTGTAAAGCAGCTAACTATCGCCTTTTCCCCTCATGCTCACGCCAGTCTCCAGAGATGAAGCAGAGTGGATTAG GCTCTCAGTGTGCAGGCCTCTTCAGCACCACTGTTCTTGGGGGGTCTTCTAGTGCCCCCAATCTGCAGGATTATGCCCGCACACATCGCAAAAAAATCTCCTCTGGCAGTTTGACCTATAAAGATG aGTTGTTGTCTATGCCGGCAGTAAAGCGATTTTCTGTGTCGTTTGCAAAGCATCCGACTAATG GATTTGAAGGCTGCTCCATGGTGCCCTCTATCTACCCCCTGGAGACGCTGCACAACTCGCTCTCACTCAAACAGGTGGACGGGTTCCTGACGGCAGTGTGTGAGAACGCAGGAGATTCGCACACCAGAACCACTAGAG CTCTCTCAGCTATGTTTGACTCACAGAACCAGCCCTCGGTGGACACGTATATTCCTCAGAGGGTGCTGTCCTCCTCTGCATCTCTACGCCAACGCTCTGAGCGACCTCCCTGGT ACAGCAGCGGTCCTTCCAGCACTGTGTCCAGCGCAGGTCCCTCGTCCCCCAACACAGCAGACACTTCTCCTCGTTTCAGCTTCAGTGAGAAAGCAGCTCTTACACCGCAGAGCAGTGAGGAGATTCACTCGTCCTCCCATGTTGCCAGCCAGCCTGCTCCTCCGCACTCCTGTCTTCCTGAAAGCCCTCCTTCTGACCCACGCTCTGTCGATGACCCCCAACCCCAAAGTCCAGACAGACCTAGTGACCTCATCATGGACAGCACAGCATATTCAGACTCCCCACTTCCAGAGTGCGAACAGGTTGCTGAGGCTTATAGTATCACTGAAGCCAAAACAGACCCCAGTCCTCTCTGTTCTCCTCAAGTTGACCTCAGCCTGGCCATGGAGTCCTTCTCTACCCTGCCTGAATCTGTGACCATGTCTGTCCCAGGTTCTTTGCCCGTGCTCTTGGAGCTGCGTGAGAGCAGTTCAGAGGCTGGTTCCAGCACCCAAACTCCCCTGAGCCCTGACGAGCCTGAAGAATTCTTCAACACCCAGGAGACAGTGGAG GTGGATGTGTGGAGGAACGGCACACAGAGTCTCTCTCACCCCGGCACTCCGTTAGAGGTCGGCGCTCCACATGCCTCTGAGTCCTGA
- the ppip5k1a gene encoding inositol hexakisphosphate and diphosphoinositol-pentakisphosphate kinase 1 isoform X5 translates to MSKPSSPGESQRGAPKFFVGCDEDESEGLDSYGSMRTDMELYEDDLEADSPPERQIVVGICCMMKKSKSKPMTQILERLCKFEYITVVIFPEDVILNEPVEKWPLCDCLISFHSKGFPLDKAVCYAKLRNPLLINDLNMQYYIQDRREVYRILQEEGIDLPRYAVLNRDPDKPDECNLVEGEDHVEVNGEIFPKPFVEKPVSAEDHNVYIYYPTSAGGGSQRLFRKIGSRSSVYSPESSVRKTGSYIYEEFMPTDGTDVKVYTVGPDYAHAEARKSPALDGKVERDSEGKEVRYPVMLTAMEKLVARKVCLAFKQTVCGFDLLRANGHSYVCDVNGFSFVKNSMKYYDDCAKILGNIVMRELAPQFHIPWSIPTEAEDIPIVPTTSGTMMELRCVIAVIRHGDRTPKQKMKMEVRNPMFFELFEKYGGYKTGKLKLKKPKQLQEVLDISRLLLSDLGQHSDCEIEEKKSKLEQLKTVLEMYGHFSGINRKVQLTYLPHGQPKTSSEEEADTRNEGPSLLLVLKWGGELTPAGRVQAEELGRAFRCMYPGGQGDYAGFPGCGLLRLHSTYRHDLKIYASDEGRVQMTAAAFAKGLLALEGELTPILVQMVKSANMNGLLDNDLDSLSGCQQRVKARLHEIMQKDEDFTEEDFDKLVPTGSPSMVNSMKSVENPVTTCNKVYSLIQSLISQIQKKLEDPKSADLQLYHSETLEMMLQRWSKLERDFFMKSGRYDISKIPDIYDCVKYDVQHNSSLGLQDTVELFSLSRALADLVIPQEYGINKLEKLEIAYGYCLPLIKKIQLDLQRTHEDESVNKLHPLYSRGVLSPGRRVRTRLYFTSESHVHSLLSIFRYGGLLDEDNDQQWKRAMDYLSAVPELNYMTQIVIMLYEDNNKDPTSEERFHVELHFSPGVKVCEEENTPMGFGFRPASSENDQKQTDPGSLENLVRDEPDRALPLSESVGTQRRSPLIQNRKTSSMEVLSESSSCKAANYRLFPSCSRQSPEMKQSGLGSQCAGLFSTTVLGGSSSAPNLQDYARTHRKKISSGSLTYKDELLSMPAVKRFSVSFAKHPTNELLEEQQVAQLLRRFSTDPNILHSLILDSTLAHHLHQCYYHLRLFRNWLISGQDPLEYLYG, encoded by the exons ATGTCAAAGCCCAGCAGCCCGGGCGAGAGCCAACGTGGCGCTCCCAAATTCTTTGTGGGCTGCGACGAGGATGAGAGCGAGGGCTTGGACAGCTACGGCAGCATGAGGACTGACATGGAGCTGTACGAAGACGACCTGGAGGCAGACTCG CCTCCAGAGCGTCAGATTGTGGTGGGGATCTGCTGCATGATGAAGAAGTCCAAGTCTAAGCCCATGACGCAGATACTAGAGCGTCTGTGCAAGTTTGAGTACATCACTGTGGTCATCTTTCCTGAGGACGTCATACTCAACGAGCCAGTGGAGAAATGGCCCCTCTGCGACTGCCTCATCTCCTTTCACTCAAAAG GTTTCCCCTTGGATAAGGCTGTGTGTTACGCCAAACTCCGTAATCCTCTGCTGATCAATGACCTTAATATGCAGTACTACATACAGGACAG GAGGGAGGTGTATCGCATCCTACAGGAAGAGGGAATTGACCTACCACGCTATGCTGTTCTGAACAGAGACCCGGACAAACCCGATG agTGTAACCTGGTTGAAGGGGAGGACCACGTGGAGGTGAACGGCGAGATCTTCCCCAAACCCTTTGTAGAGAAGCCAGTCTCAGCAGAAGATCACAATGTGTATATCTATTATCCGACCTCAGCTGGTGGAGGCAGCCAGCGCCTCTTCAGGAAG ATTGGGAGCCGGAGCAGTGTCTATTCCCCTGAGAGCAGCGTCAGAAAGACCGGCTCCTACATCTATGAAGAATTCATGCCTACAGATGGAACGGATGTGAAG GTGTATACAGTAGGGCCTGATTATGCTCATGCTGAGGCTCGCAAGTCTCCTGCCCTGGATGGCAAAGTTGAACGAGACAGTGAAGGAAAAGAAGTACGCTATCCTGTTATGCTCACTGCTATGGAAAAACTAGTGGCTCGCAAAGTGTGTCTGGCTTTCAAG CAAACAGTGTGTGGGTTTGACCTGCTCCGGGCCAACGGACACTCGTACGTGTGTGACGTCAACGGCTTCAGCTTTGTGAAGAATTCTATGAAATATTACGATGATTGTGCCAAGATACTTGG GAACATTGTGATGAGGGAGCTGGCTCCTCAGTTCCATATTCCCTGGTCTATTCCCACTGAGGCAGAGGACATTCCCATAGTCCCAACCACATCCGGCACCAT GATGGAGCTGCGTTGCGTGATCGCGGTGATCCGCCATGGAGACCGAACACCAAAACAGAAGATGAAAATGGAAGTCAGAAATCCCAT GTTTTTTGAGCTGTTTGAAAAGTATGGTGGTTACAAAACCGGCAAGCTGAAGCTTAAGAAACCCAAACAGCTGCAG GAAGTGCTGGACATCAGCAGGCTGTTGTTATCAGATCTGGGGCAACACAGTGACTGTGAGATCGAGGAGAAGAAGTCAAAACTGGAGCAGCTTAAGACTGTTCTGGAAAT GTATGGCCATTTCTCTGGGATAAACAGGAAAGTGCAGCTGACTTACCTTCCACATGGACAGCCTAAGACTTCCAGTGAGGAGGAAG CAGACACACGGAATGAAGGTCCGTCCTTGCTGCTGGTGTTAAAGTGGGGAGGTGAGTTAACTCCAGCGGGACGCGTACAGGCAGAGGAGCTGGGTCGAGCCTTCCGCTGCATGTACCCTGGGGGACAAG GGGATTATGCTGGCTTTCCTGGCTGCGGCCTACTTCGACTCCACAGCACCTACCGCCATGATCTGAAGATCTATGCCTCAGATGAAGGCAGGGTTCAGATGACTGCAGCTGCCTTTGCTAAG GGGTTGTTGGCGCTGGAAGGAGAGCTGACACCAATTTTGGTACAGATGGTGAAGAGTGCTAACATGAACGGCCTGCTGGATAACGACCTAGACTCACTGAGCGGCTGTCAGCAACGTGTCAAAGCCAGGCTTCACGAGATCATGCAAAAAGACGAAGACTTCACTGAAGAAGATTTTGACAAG CTGGTTCCAACTGGAAGCCCCTCAATGGTGAATTCAATGAAATCTGTTGAAAATCCAGTGACAACATGCAACAAAGTCTACAGCCTCATCCAGAGCCTCATTTcccaaatacaaaaaaaactcgAAGATCCCAAATCTGCAG ATCTGCAGTTGTACCACAGCGAGACTTTGGAGATGATGCTGCAGCGCTGGTCTAAACTGGAGAGGGACTTCTTCATGAAGAGTGGACGTTACGACATCAGCAAGATCCCAGATATCTATGACTGTGTGAAGTATGATGTTCAGCACAACAGTTCCCTGGGCCTTCAGGATACCGTGGAACTGTTCAGCCTGTCACGAGCGCTGGCAGATCTTGTGATACCACAG GAATATGGCATTAACAAGTTAGAGAAGTTGGAGATAGCATATGGCTACTGTCTGCCTCTGATCAAGAAGATCCAGCTGGACCTTCAGAGGACTCACGAGGACGAGTCTGTCAACAAGCTCCATCCGCT GTATTCCCGTGGTGTGTTGTCACCAGGCAGGCGTGTACGAACACGACTGTATTTCACCAGCGAGAGTCACGTCCATTCTCTGCTTAGCATTTTCCGCTACGGAGGCCTTCTGGAT GAAGACAATGACCAGCAGTGGAAAAGGGCCATGGACTATCTAAGTGCTGTGCCTGAGCTCAACTATATGACCCAGATTGTTATCATGCTGTATGAGGACAACAACAAG GACCCTACCTCAGAAGAGCGCTTTCATGTTGAGCTGCATTTCAGCCCTGGGGTTAAAGTGTGTGAAGAGGAGAACACACCGATGGGCTTTGGCTTCCGTCCTGCTTCTTCTGAG aaTGACCAGAAGCAGACAGATCCTGGAAGTTTAGAGAACCTTGTGCGGGATGAACCAGATCGAGCATTACCTCTGTCTGAATCTGTAGGCACTCAGCGTAGATCCCCACTGATTCAAAACCGCAAGACTAGCTCCATGGAG GTCCTCTCAGAGAGTTCATCCTGTAAAGCAGCTAACTATCGCCTTTTCCCCTCATGCTCACGCCAGTCTCCAGAGATGAAGCAGAGTGGATTAG GCTCTCAGTGTGCAGGCCTCTTCAGCACCACTGTTCTTGGGGGGTCTTCTAGTGCCCCCAATCTGCAGGATTATGCCCGCACACATCGCAAAAAAATCTCCTCTGGCAGTTTGACCTATAAAGATG aGTTGTTGTCTATGCCGGCAGTAAAGCGATTTTCTGTGTCGTTTGCAAAGCATCCGACTAATG AGCTGCTAGAGGAACAGCAGGTAGCCCAGCTGCTCCGGCGCTTCTCCACAGACCCAAATATACTCCACTCGCTCATTCTGGACAGCACACTGgcccaccacctccaccagtgCTACTACCACCTGCGCCTCTTCCGAAACTGGCTAATCTCCGGCCAGGACCCCTTAGAGTACCTATACGGTTAG